A DNA window from Gorilla gorilla gorilla isolate KB3781 chromosome 19, NHGRI_mGorGor1-v2.1_pri, whole genome shotgun sequence contains the following coding sequences:
- the LOC134757579 gene encoding speedy protein E4-like has product MASGQARPAFEEESPQPSTTVRSPEVVVDDEVPGPSAPWIDPSPQPQSLGLKRKSEWSDESEEELEEELELERAPEPEDTWVVETLCGLKMKLKRKRASSVLPEHHEAFNRLLGDPVVQKFLAWDKDLRVSDKYLLAMVIAYFSRAGLFSWQYQRIHFFLALYLASDMEEDNQAPKQDIFSFLYGKNYSQRPLFHKLRYQLLCSMRWRTWVSPEEMEEIQAYDPEHWVWARDRTLIS; this is encoded by the exons ATGGCCAGTGGTCAAGCGCGCCCCGCGTTTGAGGAGGAGAGCCCCCAGCCTAGCACAACGGTGCGGTCCCCCGAGGTGGTGGTGGATGATGAAGTGCCAGGACCATCAG CCCCTTGGATAgatcccagcccccagcctcaaTCCCTTGGCCTGAAAAGGAAGAGCGAATGGTCAGACGAATCcgaggaggagctggaggaggagctggagtTGGAGCGCGCCCCTGAGCCCGAGGACACCTGGGTGGTGGAGACGCTGTGTGGGCTCAAGATGAAGCTGAAGCGAAAGCGAGCATCCTCCGTGCTCCCTGAGCACCACGAGGCCTTCAACAGGCTCCTTG GGGATCCTGTCGTTCAAAAATTCCTGGCCTGGGACAAAGACCTGAGGGTGTCAGACAAG TATCTCCTTGCTATGGTCATAGCGTATTTTAGCCGTGCCGGCCTCTTCTCATGGCAATACCAACGCATTCatttcttcctggctct CTACCTGGCCAGTGACATGGAGGAGGACAACCAGGCCCCAAAACAAGACATCTTCTCCTTCCTCTATGGGAAGAACTACTCCCAGAGACCCTTGTTCCATAAGCTTCGATACCAGCTCCTCTGTTCCATGCGCTGGAGGACGTGGGTTTCCccagaggagatggaggag ATCCAGGCTTATGACCCAGAGCACTGGGTGTGGGCCCGAGATCGCACCCTCATTTCCTAG
- the LOC134757581 gene encoding speedy protein E4, with translation MASGQARPPFEEESPQPSTTVRSPEVVVDDEVPGPSAPWIDPSPQPQSLGLKRKSEWSDESEEELEEELELERAPEPEDTWVVETLCGLKMKLKRKRASSVLPEHHEAFNRLLGDPVVQKFLAWDKDLRVSDKYLLAMVIAYFSRAGLFSWQYQRIHFFLALYLASDMEEDNQAPKQDIFSFLYGKNYSQRPLFHKLRYQLLCSMRWRTWVSPEEMEEIQAYDPEHWVWARDRTLIS, from the exons ATGGCCAGTGGTCAAGCGCGCCCCCCGTTTGAGGAGGAGAGCCCCCAGCCTAGCACAACGGTGCGGTCCCCTGAGGTGGTGGTGGATGATGAAGTGCCAGGACCATCAG CCCCTTGGATAgatcccagcccccagcctcaaTCCCTTGGCCTGAAAAGGAAGAGCGAATGGTCAGACGAATCcgaggaggagctggaggaggagctggagtTGGAGCGCGCCCCTGAGCCCGAGGACACCTGGGTGGTGGAGACGCTGTGTGGGCTCAAGATGAAGCTGAAGCGAAAGCGAGCATCCTCCGTGCTCCCTGAGCACCACGAGGCCTTCAACAGGCTCCTTG GGGATCCTGTCGTTCAAAAATTCCTGGCCTGGGACAAAGACCTGAGGGTGTCAGACAAG TATCTCCTGGCTATGGTCATAGCGTATTTTAGCCGTGCCGGCCTCTTCTCATGGCAATACCAACGCATTCatttcttcctggctct CTACCTGGCCAGTGACATGGAGGAGGACAACCAGGCCCCGAAACAAGAcatcttctccttcctctacGGGAAGAACTACTCCCAGCGACCCTTGTTCCATAAGCTTCGATACCAGCTCCTCTGTTCCATGCGCTGGAGGACGTGGGTTTCCccagaggagatggaggag ATCCAGGCTTATGACCCAGAGCACTGGGTGTGGGCCCGAGATCGCACCCTCATTTCCTAG
- the LOC134757578 gene encoding speedy protein E4: protein MASGQARPPFEEESPQPSTTVRSPEVVVDDEVPGPSAPWIDPSPQPQSLGLKRKSEWSDESEEELEEELELERAPEPEDTWVVETLCGLKMKLKRKRASSVLPEHHEAFNRLLGDPVVQKFLAWDKDLRVSDKYLLAMVIAYFSRAGLFSWQYQRIHFFLALYLASDMEEDNQAPKQDIFSFLYGKNYSQRPLFHKLRYQLLCSMRWRTWVSPEEMEEIQAYDPEHWVWARDRTLIS, encoded by the exons ATGGCCAGTGGTCAAGCGCGCCCCCCGTTTGAGGAGGAGAGCCCCCAGCCTAGCACAACGGTGCGGTCCCCCGAGGTGGTGGTGGATGATGAAGTGCCAGGACCATCAG CCCCTTGGATAgatcccagcccccagcctcaaTCCCTTGGCCTGAAAAGGAAGAGCGAATGGTCAGACGAATCcgaggaggagctggaggaggagctggagtTGGAGCGCGCCCCTGAGCCCGAGGACACCTGGGTGGTGGAGACGCTGTGTGGGCTCAAGATGAAGCTGAAGCGAAAGCGAGCATCCTCCGTGCTCCCTGAGCACCACGAGGCCTTCAACAGGCTCCTTG GGGATCCTGTCGTTCAAAAATTCCTGGCCTGGGACAAAGACCTGAGGGTGTCAGACAAG TATCTCCTGGCTATGGTCATAGCGTATTTTAGCCGTGCCGGCCTCTTCTCATGGCAATACCAACGCATTCatttcttcctggctct CTACCTGGCCAGTGACATGGAGGAGGACAACCAGGCCCCGAAACAAGAcatcttctccttcctctacGGGAAGAACTACTCCCAGCGACCCTTGTTCCATAAGCTTCGATACCAGCTCCTCTGTTCCATGCGCTGGAGGACGTGGGTTTCCccagaggagatggaggag ATCCAGGCTTATGACCCAGAGCACTGGGTGTGGGCCCGAGATCGCACCCTCATTTCCTAG